The Fibrobacter sp. UWB5 genome has a window encoding:
- a CDS encoding NAD(P)H-dependent glycerol-3-phosphate dehydrogenase, translated as MKVTVLGTGGWGLSLGQVVYENKNEVMFWTNSQAEVDLLSTEHQYKDKLPGVIFPADFKYTTDMNAALEGCEMVLIVVPSQFMGGVAKNLGKWTPAKGKEPVVVCATKGILEGTNQLMSEVLLENVPWLTEDKMVAFSGPSHAEEVSRHILTAIVSACVNEESAKLVQKTMSCSYLRVYTSTDIVGVELCGSVKNVIAIASGVLYGLEAGGKYKIGDNTRAAILTRGQAEMCRLGKALGAKPETFAGLAGMGDLIVTCLSQHSRNRYVGEHIGKGETIEQVLGGMKMVAEGVPTCKSTKALADKLGVEMPIVNAVHALLFEGKNVDDVIKEMWGRELKTEVWE; from the coding sequence ATGAAGGTTACAGTTTTAGGTACAGGTGGCTGGGGCTTGTCTCTTGGCCAGGTGGTGTACGAAAATAAGAATGAAGTGATGTTCTGGACCAATTCCCAGGCCGAAGTAGACTTGCTTTCTACGGAACACCAGTACAAGGATAAACTTCCGGGCGTAATTTTCCCGGCCGACTTTAAGTATACGACCGACATGAATGCAGCCCTCGAAGGCTGCGAAATGGTGCTGATCGTGGTGCCTAGCCAGTTTATGGGCGGTGTCGCCAAGAATCTTGGCAAGTGGACTCCGGCCAAGGGTAAGGAACCGGTGGTGGTTTGCGCAACGAAGGGTATTCTCGAAGGCACGAACCAGCTCATGAGCGAAGTCTTGCTCGAAAACGTTCCTTGGCTCACCGAAGACAAAATGGTTGCCTTTAGCGGTCCGTCGCATGCCGAAGAAGTCAGCCGCCATATTCTTACTGCGATTGTTTCTGCTTGCGTGAACGAAGAATCTGCCAAGCTCGTGCAGAAGACCATGAGCTGCTCTTATCTGCGCGTTTACACCTCTACCGATATCGTGGGCGTGGAACTCTGCGGTTCCGTGAAGAACGTGATTGCTATTGCTTCTGGCGTGCTTTATGGCCTCGAAGCCGGTGGCAAGTACAAGATTGGTGACAATACCCGTGCTGCCATTCTCACTCGCGGTCAGGCCGAAATGTGCCGCCTCGGTAAGGCTCTCGGCGCAAAGCCCGAAACCTTCGCAGGCCTTGCCGGCATGGGCGACTTGATTGTGACATGCCTTTCTCAGCATAGCCGTAACCGCTATGTGGGCGAACACATCGGTAAGGGCGAAACCATCGAACAGGTCCTCGGCGGCATGAAGATGGTGGCCGAAGGCGTTCCGACTTGCAAGAGCACCAAGGCTCTCGCCGACAAACTCGGTGTCGAAATGCCGATCGTGAATGCCGTTCATGCCCTCCTTTTCGAAGGCAAGAATGTGGACGATGTTATCAAGGAAATGTGGGGCCGCGAACTCAAGACGGAAGTCTGGGAGTAG